The Endozoicomonas sp. 4G DNA segment GTGTTTAATTGACCCTGTTCAATGTAAATGAACAGATTGTCTGCGATCATTGTGGCATATATTGTGGCATATATTGTGGCATCTATTGCAGAGTTGTGAGTCAAAGCAATGTCTAAAGTTCTAATGCTGTTTGCATCCAGCGAAGGTCAGACGCAGAAAATCATCGAAAGGATGCGCTCAATCCTCAACCACAACGGTCACGAGGTGGATACGATTCACCTGGAAGGGTCAACAACCGATATCAGGCTGAAACAATACGATGCGTTTATGCTGGGCAGTTCTGTCCGATATGGCCATCATCACCGGGATTTTTGTCGTTTCGTAGAGCAAAATGCCGGGGCGTTGAACAGCAAGCCCTGCTACTTTTTCTCGGTCAATCTGACGGCCAGAAAGGCTAACAGAATTGAGCCGCACCAAAACCCCTATCTCACCAAGTACCTGCGCAACAGCTCGCTGCAACCCGTTGATGTCGAAGTGTTCGCAGGGGCGTTCAAACTGTCTCGTTACAACTTCTTCCAAAAACAGTTGTTAAGCCTGATCTTCAGGATCAGCGATGGCTCAAGCGCCCCGTCAGAAGATCGTGAGTTCACAGACTGGTGTCGTGTAGAGCGGTTTGCTGAGCGATTGGCTCAGCAACTGGCAGGCGGTCAGTTTTCAGGTTCAAAAGCCAGGGACAGTAACAAAGCAAAACCGTAAACGGCGGGGAGAAAAAGTGACAGGGCTAGAATGATGTAATCCATGTTCATGGTGGTGTACCTGCTGTTATTCTTCTTGTATCGAGAGTTCCACATCCCGTTGTGCTTTTGGTTTATCCGTTAAGACAAGTTGATGAGATCTCTCGAGGCTGTTAGCTGGTATTAATCTACCAGTTTGGGGTGAGGTTTGAAAAGCTTTAAGTGCAGCTTGACAGCCTGAAAACACCGGGAGGCGAACCCTTGACTTGTAAATTTTAAGAAGATATCTTGACCGCAGCGTCTGCAGTACAAAAAAAACTAATAAATAAAAGACGGAAATAGGTATATGGAGTTAGTCAACAGTTTTAGTAAGAGACAAACACTCTCGTCTTTCAGTAACAATCGCCTCGAGTTGATCGCTTTGCTCACAAAGCAATACGGCTTTAGTCGTGTATATTGCTATGAGGATTCCCCCCCCCTTTCTGCTTGATTGCGTTTAGGAAAAATCTTACCCAACGGAACTCCTGAGCTGAATAATAACGAGTTCAAGCTTTGGATTGACGGATTACCATTAATCGAAATTTTTAAAGAAATAATAAAAAAATGAAAGCCAAGAAGATAGAAATGCGCGGAATCTGCAAAACCTTTGCGACAGACTCCGTACAAACCCTGGCCTTACGAGACCTGGATCTCACCATCTATGAAGGGGAGTATGTTTCCGTGTCCGGTCCTTCCGGGTGTGGAAAATCGACTCTGCTGACTTTGATGGGGCTGCTGGATACCCCCTCATCCGGTCAGTATCTGATTGATGGCGTTAATGCCCATCAGCTCAGCCTGTCAGAAGCGGCTGCTATTCGTGCTGAAAAAATCGGCTTTGTCTTTCAGTCCTTTAACCTGATTGATGAACTGACCGTCTTTGATAATGTTGCTTTACCCCTGAGATACCATCGCCAATCTTTCAGCCGTTCCTATATCAAAGAGAGAGTAGAGCACTGTCTTGCCAAGGTTGAGCTGAGTCACCGGGCTGGGCATAAGCCCAATCAGCTTTCAGGCGGTCAGCAACAGCGTGTTGCCATTGCCAGAGCTTTGGTGGCAGAACCCGCAATACTGCTGGTTGATGAGCCAACGGGTAACCTGGATTCCACAAACGGCGATGCGGTTATGGACATGTTGTCACAATTGAACGACGAAGGCTCAACTATCTGCCTGGTAACCCATGACCCCCGTTATGCCGGTATGGCCAAAACAAGACTAAAGCTGAAAGATGGACAGATCAGCACTCCCCATAATGTATCAGCACAAGTCAGGGAGCCTGCTTATGATTGAGCGACGGGTGTCTTCGTTTTGGGCAGAGCTAAAGCTGGCGGCAACCAGTTTACGCAAAGCGCCTGCATACAGCCTGACCGTGGTTGCCACGCTGGGGTTATGTCTGGGTGGGCTGGTTTGTGCCCTGGCACTGGTAAAGCTGATATTTCTTGAACCTCTGCCTTACCCTGAACAGGATAATCTCTATTCAGTACAGGGAACTTATAGTTCAAAGGGGCAGGTCAAAGCTCAAAATGTCAATACTTACCCCGGATTAATGAAAATTTATGAACAGGATGATGTTTTTGAGCAAGTAGCCATGGCGGCTTATACGACACAGGAGCTTAGTAGTCATCCGGAATTACCCGATAGAGTAGTCAGCTTTGTGACACCGGAATATTTTTCTCTGCTTGGAGTTCCTATGGCTCTTGGGAGAGGGTTTGCTGACTCAGAAAAGCCGGGCAGCAACCAGGCAGTAGCGGTTCTCGGTTATGACACCTGGCAGCGTTATTTCAATAGTCAGCCAGACATCATCGGCAAGACGATTGAACTGAATGGTAAAAGCTTCCGGGTAATCGGAGTTATTGGTTCTTCATTCGTAGAACCATCGTTGTATAACAGTGGCCCTGCTGGCAGCGATATCTGGCTGACCTGGGACTATTACATCACCGATGAAGCCGGTCGCAATAACTGGAACAGTGCCAGAGATACCAGGGCAGTACTGGGCAGGCTTCAGCAATCTGTCACCCCTCAGCGTGCAGAACATGCGCTCAATACCGTCTATGAACAGGCAACCAGTTCTCTGGAGTGGATGGAAGATTCATTTCTGGCCAATCTGGTCAAACTTGAAGAACAGACCAGTGGTGCCAGCAGGAATACGGCACTTTTGCTTCTGGCATCGAGCGTTGGATTACTTCTGATTGGTTTTACCAATACAGTCAATCTGGTCATTGCAAGAAGTGCTCAGTTACAACGGCCTCTGGCGATAAGAGCTATTTTCGGGGCGCGGCGCAGTCATTTATTCCATGCCTTATTGGCTGAAAACCTGATTCTGGCCATCCTGATCAGCGTACTGGCTGTTATGGTTTCTAGCCTGGGTTTCCAGTTATTAACCCGGTATGCCAGCGATTATCTGGCCCGGCTCAATGAGCTATCGATTGATAGTGTTATGGTGCTGGTGACATTGGCTATTGCTGTATCCATAGCTGTAGTTTTTTCGTTCATGTCTCTCAGAAGTGTTCGGTACCAATCCCTGGTTTCTCAGGTCCACAGTAGCGGTAAAGGCGTCGGTCGGCAGGTATCGCAATGGGTCAGACAAACTCTGGTTGCCAGTCAGGTGGCATTGGCAGGAGTGTTGGTGGTAGCGTCTATCAGTCTGCTGGTGCCGATGCTGGAAGTGATTTCACGACCTACTGGGCTTGATCTGACCAATCTGGTTCACCTGAAGGTCAGCCCGGATAATAAAGCGAACTCGCCTGCTGTTTCCCAGCAAATTCAAGAGGCTTTGCTCAAACATCCGATGGTTGCAGAATCGGCTACTTCATTTGGCAATCCACTATCGTACCCTGATTATTTTACAGTGGAACGGTTTGCTGGTGATTTGCAGCCCGTAAATAGAGTACAAAGAAATATTGTCAGTAATGAGTATCTGGCTGTCATTGGGCAGACTCTACTATTGGGCAGAAACTTTACTCAGGATGAAGTCAGAGATCGTGCTCGTGTTGCTATTGTTTCAAAAGATCTGGCTAAGGAGCTGTACCCTGATGAATCGGCAATAGGCAAGAGCTTGAACCTGAAATACACTGATCTCCAATTTCGAATTGTAGGTATCGTGGATCGTTTAACCTCACCATCCTCTACTGGATCATTGCAGAATTTTGTTCTGATGCCTGGGTATGGCGCACTGACGATTTATCATACGACACTGCAGTTTGCGGTGCGAATGAAATCTGGTCAGCAGTTAACTGACCATGAATGGAAAGTTTTCCTCAAAGACATTGATCCGGGGCTGAGATTGAGCGATGCAGTTGCAATGTCAAGCTGGCGCTTGCAGCAGCTGAACCAGGAAATCACGACTGCTGTCATCAGCCTGTCATTGACCCTGCTTTCCCTGCTGCTGGCAGCTGTTGGTATCTATGGAGTGGTCAGTTATAACACCAGTTTGCGTCGCTTCGAGATAGGCGTCCAGATGGCATTGGGAGCAAGTCCCACAGTCATTGTAAAGGGGGCTTTGCTTAACACTATAAAGCCAATGCTGGCGGGTGGTCTGATCAGTGTACTGTTGAGTGGGCTGCTTTATAGTATTGTACGACAATATTCAGACGAACTTTTGGTTGTGCAAATTTTCCCCATATTGTGTGCAGCTGTGCTTATTTTTACGGTGTCACTTTTCTCGACCTGGTTACCCGTCAGGCCGTTGGCTACACGTTGGCCTGTTGCCAGCCTGCGTACACAATAATCAGTTTTTTGGCAGAAAGGCAGACCTGAGTTAGGACGTTAAAAATGGATATTCCAGTTGAAGATAAAAAAACAAAACTGACTGGTCACTGGAAGTGGCTGCTAGCGTTTCTGGCTGTAGTTTTTGTTATTGTCTGGCAGTGGTCTAAACCTGCCAGCAGTGAAACCTTACAGCGTAAAGATTTGATTTTGGGTGAAGTGAATCAGGGGGATTTTACGGTCGGGATTGAGGCCTACGGTACTCTGGTATCTAATCGGCAAAAAAGGCTGACCTCAAGGACTGCCGCCACTGTCGATGAGATTTACCTGAAGCCGGGAGCCATAGTTGAACCCGACAGTGCCATTCTTCAGCTGGGAAACCCTGACCTGTTGCAAGACCTGGAACGAGTTGAGCAGGACTTGATACAGGAACAGGCCAACCTGAGAATGATTCGGCTGAACAATAGCCGGGAGTTGATGGCTGAAGAGGCGAGCCTGGCGCAACTCAAGGCCGACTATGAAACCGTACGCTTCAGGCTTAATGCTGAGGAAAGACTGATTGAAAGCGGAACGATTTCCCGTCTTACCTATAACACCACGCGACTGAAAGAGAGGCAGTTGGCTGAGCGTGTGAAAATCCTGACAGGACAAAGGGAGCAGTTGCTTCTGGTTCACCAGGAAGCCCTGAAGATTCAGCAAGAGAAAATCAAGCAGGCCAATGGAGCCCTGAAATCATTACGAAATAAGGTCGAACAGCTTACCGTCAGGGCAGGTATCCAGGGCGTTCTTCAGGAGTTGCCTGTGGTGCTGGGTCAGAGTGTTAGCGCTGGGGAAACTCTGGCCGTTGCCGGGAGTACCTCTGATCTGGTTGCCAAAATCAAAGTCCCCCAAACACAAGTGGAAAAAGTAACCGTTGGACTTCCGGTACAAATAGACAACCGTCGTGAGACGGCAACCGGCAAAGTGACTCGAATCAGCCCGAAAGTGATTGAAGGAACAGTCACCGTTGAAGTAGCATTTGACGATCTGCCACCCACAGGTTCCAGGCCGGACCAGTCTGTCTCAGCCGACATTATTGTTGACACCGTAGAAGATGCCTTGTTCATCGAAAGGCCAGTCAATGCTGTCGCTCATTCACAGCGCGAATTGTTCAAGTTGGACGACAGCAAAGAGCTGGCAAACAGTACCGTGATTTCATTCGGTGTTGAGAGTGGTCGCCATATTCAGATTGTGGCCGGTGCCAGTGATGGCGAGATGTTGATTCTCAATGATGTCCATCGAAGTGTCGATTCTGACCAGGTGGTGATTGTCAACTGAGATCCTTTTAAAAGCCATAATTTAGTAGGCTCAAAATGTCGTTTGATAAACAGCAACTGCCCAGTAAGGAAAACGCTTTGAAAGGGCGTAAGCAAGCGATGGAAGTGCCTGCGGAACATTATGTTAACGGCCATTCTCTTGTGCCACCTTTCCCTGCTGAGCTGGAGGTGGTCTATGTCGGTATGGGCTGTTTCTGGGGGGCCGAAAGGCTGTTCTGGAAACAGGCTGGCGTCTGGACGACGGCAGTCGGTTATGCGGGAGGTTATACGCCTAACCCGACCTATGAAGAAGTTTGTACTGGTGGCACCGGTCACGCTGAAGTGGTCATGATAGCTTTTGATCCGGGCGTTATCCCCCTGAAAGCCCTGCTGAAACTGTTTTGGGAGTCTCATGACCCTACCCAGGGCATGAAGCAGGGTAATGACCGGGGCACTCAGTACCGCTCTGCGATTTATACCACTTCCGATGAGCAGGGTAAGAAAGCCCGTGAATCCATGGCTCACTATCAGGCAGCATTGAACGAAAGCGGCAAAGGCAGTATTACCACAGAAATTGTTGATGCCCCGGTCTTTTATTATGCCGAGGCTTATCATCAACAATACCTGGCCAAGAATCCGGAAGGGTACTGTAGTCTGGGAGGGACTGGAATTTGCCTGCCGCCTGGCTCCTAGCTCCGATTTCGACTCATCGCCCTCACCAGAAACCGGGTAGGATTCAAATGATCCAGAAGGTCAGAGGCAACCGGTGAGCACTCGCCATTCATCTGTGCTGCCAGCAGTTCTCCCGATAGCGGTGCGGTAATCAATCCTCTGGAGCCGTGACCGGCATTGATATACAGACCCTTCAGGTATCGGGGAGGCTGGCTGAATGGGTGCTTCATGTTCTTGCGGAGCATGGCAAACTCATTCAGAAAGTCTTCCCGGTCAACAATGGCCCCCACCGCCGGCATGTAGTCAGGTGTCGTGCAACGAAAGCTGGCCCTGCCTCCCAGAATGTTGGCCTGCTCCCCTCCCAGGGCCCGGTAGAGTTCAGGCGCACAGTCTTTTTGCATCGCCAGGTTTTTCTGGTGACCTTCTGTAAGAACCTCAGCCGAGTCACTGTCAAAATCGAAAGTGGCGCCAATGGTGTGACGACCATAGGCGGCAGGTGCTGCATAGCCTTCGCCGCAGACGGTTGTTTTTAGTAGTGCGCTGTCGTCAGTACAGCCGATCTCGGTGA contains these protein-coding regions:
- a CDS encoding ABC transporter permease; the encoded protein is MIERRVSSFWAELKLAATSLRKAPAYSLTVVATLGLCLGGLVCALALVKLIFLEPLPYPEQDNLYSVQGTYSSKGQVKAQNVNTYPGLMKIYEQDDVFEQVAMAAYTTQELSSHPELPDRVVSFVTPEYFSLLGVPMALGRGFADSEKPGSNQAVAVLGYDTWQRYFNSQPDIIGKTIELNGKSFRVIGVIGSSFVEPSLYNSGPAGSDIWLTWDYYITDEAGRNNWNSARDTRAVLGRLQQSVTPQRAEHALNTVYEQATSSLEWMEDSFLANLVKLEEQTSGASRNTALLLLASSVGLLLIGFTNTVNLVIARSAQLQRPLAIRAIFGARRSHLFHALLAENLILAILISVLAVMVSSLGFQLLTRYASDYLARLNELSIDSVMVLVTLAIAVSIAVVFSFMSLRSVRYQSLVSQVHSSGKGVGRQVSQWVRQTLVASQVALAGVLVVASISLLVPMLEVISRPTGLDLTNLVHLKVSPDNKANSPAVSQQIQEALLKHPMVAESATSFGNPLSYPDYFTVERFAGDLQPVNRVQRNIVSNEYLAVIGQTLLLGRNFTQDEVRDRARVAIVSKDLAKELYPDESAIGKSLNLKYTDLQFRIVGIVDRLTSPSSTGSLQNFVLMPGYGALTIYHTTLQFAVRMKSGQQLTDHEWKVFLKDIDPGLRLSDAVAMSSWRLQQLNQEITTAVISLSLTLLSLLLAAVGIYGVVSYNTSLRRFEIGVQMALGASPTVIVKGALLNTIKPMLAGGLISVLLSGLLYSIVRQYSDELLVVQIFPILCAAVLIFTVSLFSTWLPVRPLATRWPVASLRTQ
- a CDS encoding ABC transporter ATP-binding protein, whose amino-acid sequence is MRGICKTFATDSVQTLALRDLDLTIYEGEYVSVSGPSGCGKSTLLTLMGLLDTPSSGQYLIDGVNAHQLSLSEAAAIRAEKIGFVFQSFNLIDELTVFDNVALPLRYHRQSFSRSYIKERVEHCLAKVELSHRAGHKPNQLSGGQQQRVAIARALVAEPAILLVDEPTGNLDSTNGDAVMDMLSQLNDEGSTICLVTHDPRYAGMAKTRLKLKDGQISTPHNVSAQVREPAYD
- a CDS encoding HlyD family efflux transporter periplasmic adaptor subunit is translated as MDIPVEDKKTKLTGHWKWLLAFLAVVFVIVWQWSKPASSETLQRKDLILGEVNQGDFTVGIEAYGTLVSNRQKRLTSRTAATVDEIYLKPGAIVEPDSAILQLGNPDLLQDLERVEQDLIQEQANLRMIRLNNSRELMAEEASLAQLKADYETVRFRLNAEERLIESGTISRLTYNTTRLKERQLAERVKILTGQREQLLLVHQEALKIQQEKIKQANGALKSLRNKVEQLTVRAGIQGVLQELPVVLGQSVSAGETLAVAGSTSDLVAKIKVPQTQVEKVTVGLPVQIDNRRETATGKVTRISPKVIEGTVTVEVAFDDLPPTGSRPDQSVSADIIVDTVEDALFIERPVNAVAHSQRELFKLDDSKELANSTVISFGVESGRHIQIVAGASDGEMLILNDVHRSVDSDQVVIVN
- the msrA gene encoding peptide-methionine (S)-S-oxide reductase MsrA, which encodes MSFDKQQLPSKENALKGRKQAMEVPAEHYVNGHSLVPPFPAELEVVYVGMGCFWGAERLFWKQAGVWTTAVGYAGGYTPNPTYEEVCTGGTGHAEVVMIAFDPGVIPLKALLKLFWESHDPTQGMKQGNDRGTQYRSAIYTTSDEQGKKARESMAHYQAALNESGKGSITTEIVDAPVFYYAEAYHQQYLAKNPEGYCSLGGTGICLPPGS
- the hemG gene encoding menaquinone-dependent protoporphyrinogen IX dehydrogenase, coding for MSKVLMLFASSEGQTQKIIERMRSILNHNGHEVDTIHLEGSTTDIRLKQYDAFMLGSSVRYGHHHRDFCRFVEQNAGALNSKPCYFFSVNLTARKANRIEPHQNPYLTKYLRNSSLQPVDVEVFAGAFKLSRYNFFQKQLLSLIFRISDGSSAPSEDREFTDWCRVERFAERLAQQLAGGQFSGSKARDSNKAKP